One genomic segment of [Phormidium] sp. ETS-05 includes these proteins:
- a CDS encoding MFS transporter, with amino-acid sequence MKSEKTHADKTLVFGVLFFCVFLAVFGEVLLSPFYPQFFKKVFGVEDLGYTGYYIFICRLTVVICAPLWGLLSRWIQVKYLLYLGQAGAAITTALMANSNSASQFLGYTILLLLFKSAYLMVYPLIIQLAGKERQSTVAGTYQAVFHGAIIAGTIAGAFMVNMAAPLSLFYWIAAADLCQLGLCWLALQNHATPHQSKSDANATKPENQLGFILAIGLVILTFQLANNLIRPYFTAYVTETGAFGVSLLASSCLFMIPNAMAIAALPYIRQFCQPERLAGIYRLGLGLLALTLFLQGWTEHLSILVFSRIIYGFCLAVTQATLELRLFSSSGSRLHFNYSLAMSFANMGHLGAPLLASWLVNTYTLAAPLAIAAAISTLNLLLSQVTIFRPLETPVPSRSSDRGIS; translated from the coding sequence ATGAAATCAGAAAAAACACATGCTGATAAAACACTGGTCTTTGGGGTGCTGTTTTTCTGCGTTTTTCTCGCAGTTTTTGGCGAAGTGCTGCTCTCCCCTTTCTATCCCCAATTTTTTAAAAAAGTGTTTGGGGTAGAAGATTTAGGCTATACCGGGTATTATATTTTTATATGCCGGTTAACTGTGGTGATCTGTGCGCCCTTATGGGGACTGTTATCTCGCTGGATTCAGGTAAAATATTTACTGTATCTGGGGCAAGCAGGAGCAGCAATTACTACGGCTTTAATGGCTAATAGCAACAGTGCCAGTCAGTTTCTCGGCTATACGATTTTGCTGCTGCTGTTTAAAAGCGCCTACCTGATGGTTTATCCTTTAATTATTCAATTAGCCGGGAAGGAGCGACAATCAACCGTAGCCGGGACTTATCAAGCGGTATTTCATGGGGCAATTATTGCCGGGACGATCGCGGGGGCATTTATGGTGAATATGGCAGCACCTTTATCCTTATTTTATTGGATAGCCGCCGCTGATTTATGCCAACTGGGTTTATGTTGGTTAGCTTTGCAAAACCACGCCACCCCCCATCAGTCCAAATCAGACGCTAATGCCACCAAACCAGAAAATCAACTGGGATTTATTTTGGCCATTGGCTTGGTAATACTCACATTTCAATTGGCCAATAATTTAATCCGCCCATATTTCACCGCTTATGTCACCGAAACCGGAGCCTTTGGCGTCAGTTTGTTGGCCAGCAGTTGCCTATTTATGATTCCCAACGCGATGGCGATCGCCGCCTTACCCTATATCCGCCAATTCTGTCAGCCAGAAAGGCTCGCAGGCATTTATCGCCTCGGTTTAGGATTACTAGCACTCACCTTGTTTTTGCAAGGCTGGACAGAGCATCTGAGCATTTTAGTTTTCTCAAGGATAATTTATGGCTTTTGTCTCGCAGTGACACAGGCAACTTTAGAACTACGGCTATTTAGTAGTAGTGGCTCTCGCCTGCATTTCAACTACAGTCTCGCCATGTCTTTCGCCAATATGGGACATCTCGGAGCCCCCTTGCTCGCATCATGGCTAGTCAATACCTACACTTTAGCCGCACCATTAGCCATTGCAGCCGCTATTTCTACCCTCAATTTACTGTTATCCCAGGTCACAATTTTTCGCCCCCTAGAAACCCCTGTACCATCCAGGTCTTCAGACCGAGGAATTAGTTAA
- a CDS encoding lysine N(6)-hydroxylase/L-ornithine N(5)-oxygenase family protein: protein MIYDIIGVGIGPFNLGLAALSYPTEIKALFLEQKPEFQWHPGLLIENSTIQVPFLADLVTMADPTNPYSFLNYLQAQSRLYHFYFYEHFHIPRREYNHYCQWVAQQLDSCQFGQRVETITWEDEGGNSYYLVQARDMATGAISTYKSRHLALGVGSIPQVPPCFRNFHSDRVFHAAEFLAKRDVCRTAKSITVIGAGQSAGEVFYELLQEQETWGYRLEWHTRSGGFFPMEYSKLGLEHFSPDYTEYFYHLPPPKRDAVLAQQGLLYKGISFSTIANIYDLLYERSVGGHKPDVRLLSLVEVKEVEPVKTSEGERFILGYRHLQQDNRFNHESDCIILATGYHHGIPKCVDNLKDLIHWDDKGRYVVKLDYRLALTTDIPNQIFVQNGELHSHGIGAPDLGLGAHRNSVIINQLLGRTVYRVDHRNVFQQFGVV, encoded by the coding sequence ATGATTTACGATATAATCGGCGTGGGGATTGGCCCGTTTAATTTAGGCTTAGCGGCTCTGAGCTACCCTACAGAGATAAAAGCTCTGTTTCTAGAGCAAAAACCGGAATTTCAATGGCATCCGGGTTTACTGATTGAAAACAGCACAATTCAAGTGCCGTTTTTGGCAGATTTGGTGACAATGGCTGACCCCACCAATCCTTACAGTTTTCTCAACTACTTGCAGGCGCAATCTCGCCTATATCACTTCTACTTTTACGAACATTTCCATATTCCCCGCCGGGAATATAACCACTATTGTCAATGGGTGGCACAACAGCTAGATAGCTGTCAGTTTGGCCAGCGGGTAGAAACAATTACCTGGGAAGATGAGGGGGGAAATAGTTACTATCTGGTGCAAGCCAGGGATATGGCAACCGGAGCTATTTCCACTTATAAAAGTCGCCATTTAGCTTTAGGGGTGGGCAGTATTCCCCAGGTGCCCCCTTGCTTCCGCAATTTCCACTCCGATCGGGTGTTTCATGCCGCAGAATTTCTGGCTAAAAGGGATGTTTGCCGCACGGCTAAATCTATTACTGTGATTGGAGCGGGACAGAGTGCGGGAGAGGTGTTTTACGAGCTACTACAAGAGCAGGAAACTTGGGGTTATCGCTTAGAATGGCATACCCGTTCTGGGGGGTTTTTCCCAATGGAATATTCTAAGCTGGGGTTAGAGCATTTTTCCCCAGATTATACGGAATATTTTTATCATTTACCGCCGCCGAAACGGGATGCAGTTTTAGCCCAACAGGGATTGCTCTATAAAGGCATCAGTTTTAGCACGATCGCCAATATCTATGATTTGCTTTACGAGCGGTCTGTAGGGGGTCATAAACCCGATGTGCGGTTACTATCTTTGGTAGAAGTCAAAGAAGTAGAACCAGTCAAAACCAGTGAGGGAGAGCGGTTTATCCTCGGATATCGCCACCTGCAACAGGATAACCGCTTTAACCATGAAAGCGACTGCATTATCCTCGCCACCGGTTATCATCATGGGATTCCCAAATGTGTTGATAACCTGAAAGATTTAATTCACTGGGATGATAAGGGACGCTATGTGGTAAAATTAGATTATCGCTTGGCACTAACCACAGATATTCCCAATCAAATTTTCGTGCAAAATGGCGAATTGCACAGCCACGGGATTGGCGCCCCAGATTTAGGATTGGGGGCTCATCGCAATTCGGTGATTATCAATCAGCTATTGGGGCGGACAGTGTATCGAGTTGATCATCGGAACGTGTTTCAGCAGTTTGGTGTGGTTTGA
- a CDS encoding GNAT family N-acetyltransferase: MATTELPAKYDYRQLDRTINQYIAFRPVQLEADLRLIHRWMNQEHVIPFWNLALDLDKMRLHLEKALADQHQTLYIGYLDDVPMSYWESYWAKDDILGTKYPVHPEDQGIHLLIGEPDFLGKGYALPLLRAMTAFQFQSASTTKIVTEPDSRNQKMIHVFERCGFEVQGEIELPDKRGTLMFCDRLRFMAMWREVLP; the protein is encoded by the coding sequence ATGGCAACAACAGAATTACCAGCGAAATACGATTACCGGCAATTAGACCGGACAATAAACCAATACATTGCTTTTCGTCCAGTGCAGCTAGAGGCAGATTTGCGTCTGATTCATCGGTGGATGAATCAAGAGCATGTAATTCCTTTTTGGAATTTGGCATTGGATTTGGATAAAATGCGCCTGCATCTAGAAAAAGCCTTGGCAGACCAACACCAAACTCTGTATATTGGATATTTGGATGATGTGCCGATGAGTTATTGGGAATCATATTGGGCAAAAGATGATATTCTGGGCACAAAATACCCGGTACATCCTGAAGACCAGGGAATTCACTTACTGATAGGCGAGCCCGATTTTTTGGGTAAGGGTTATGCTTTGCCGCTGTTAAGAGCGATGACGGCATTTCAGTTTCAATCTGCCTCCACGACAAAAATCGTCACAGAACCGGACAGCCGCAATCAAAAGATGATTCATGTGTTTGAACGGTGCGGTTTTGAGGTGCAGGGAGAGATAGAACTACCGGATAAACGTGGGACTTTGATGTTTTGCGATCGGCTGCGGTTTATGGCTATGTGGAGAGAGGTATTGCCATGA
- a CDS encoding IucA/IucC family siderophore biosynthesis protein: MTTTIKPAPIQAHINLTDKQIADRATIHSFFNCYLRETGSGIIASSDEFSELQPSNPSAKIFRCDLPNQNIKIIAELRHFSQTGRHLFAFPPYYQVWENSPLIELDYITLVALITKEIALNNGGNGNQDELLIRVVQSCRYIEKFVRDRRRDTEILSGFHSTFAETEQALIFGHHLHPTPKSRQGFAEEDLPIYSPELKGRFPLQYFRVHQSVVLEGSALGQTATQLVKQELFNDPTLDPDFKAAYCGNDEYSLLPLHPWQAQYLQRQPIGQKLLNQGLIEDLGPQGRAYLPTSSIRTVYHPDAKFMLKLSLNVKITNSVRVNLYKELERSVEVYHITAGEIGQQLRQIHPQFEIIRDPAYLAVQFNGEPIPGFATILRENPYFNYPETDATCIISLCQDSIYGDGSRLAHIIRQLAKAEKRSTAEVSLDWFRRYLAISLHPILWLYFTHGIAVEAHQQNSVLQLENGYPHRFYYRDNQGYYFRQSFAEHLGKILPGIGEKSQTVCDDAIADERLGYYFFQNNLFGLINAFGVAELVDETVLLAAVNENLENAKALNANGSQILANLAQPKLRCKANLLTRFHDMDELVGSLATQSVYVWLDNPLFFVLGH; encoded by the coding sequence ATGACAACTACTATCAAACCCGCTCCTATTCAGGCTCACATCAATCTTACGGATAAACAGATTGCCGATCGAGCCACCATCCACAGTTTTTTCAACTGCTACCTCCGGGAGACAGGCAGTGGGATAATAGCCAGCAGCGATGAATTTAGCGAACTGCAACCCAGCAACCCCAGCGCCAAAATTTTCCGCTGCGATTTGCCCAACCAAAACATCAAGATTATCGCCGAATTGCGCCACTTTTCCCAAACTGGCCGCCACTTATTTGCCTTTCCCCCCTACTACCAAGTATGGGAAAACAGCCCACTCATTGAATTAGACTACATCACCTTAGTTGCCTTAATCACCAAAGAAATCGCCCTAAACAACGGCGGCAATGGCAACCAAGACGAACTGCTGATCCGGGTTGTGCAGAGCTGTCGCTATATCGAGAAATTTGTGCGCGATCGGCGGCGAGATACAGAAATTCTCTCCGGGTTTCACAGCACTTTTGCCGAAACCGAACAAGCCTTAATTTTCGGCCATCACCTGCACCCCACCCCCAAAAGTCGCCAAGGATTCGCCGAAGAAGATTTACCCATCTATTCCCCAGAACTCAAAGGACGATTTCCCCTCCAATATTTTCGGGTACATCAGTCAGTAGTGTTAGAGGGGTCAGCTTTGGGGCAAACCGCCACGCAGCTAGTCAAACAAGAACTATTCAACGACCCCACATTAGACCCAGACTTTAAAGCCGCTTACTGCGGTAACGATGAATATTCCCTCCTCCCCTTGCATCCGTGGCAAGCCCAATATTTGCAGCGGCAACCCATAGGACAAAAATTATTAAATCAGGGATTAATCGAAGACTTAGGACCGCAGGGACGGGCTTATTTACCCACTTCTTCCATCCGCACGGTTTATCACCCCGATGCCAAATTTATGCTCAAACTCTCCCTCAACGTAAAAATTACCAACTCCGTGCGGGTGAATTTGTACAAAGAACTAGAGCGGAGTGTAGAAGTTTATCACATTACAGCAGGAGAAATCGGCCAGCAATTGCGGCAAATCCATCCCCAATTTGAGATAATTCGTGACCCAGCCTATCTCGCAGTCCAATTTAACGGAGAACCCATCCCCGGTTTTGCTACCATTCTTCGGGAAAATCCCTATTTCAACTATCCCGAAACCGATGCCACCTGCATTATTTCCCTATGTCAAGATTCGATTTATGGGGATGGTTCCCGCTTGGCTCATATTATCCGGCAACTTGCCAAGGCAGAAAAACGCTCCACGGCTGAAGTTAGCTTAGACTGGTTCCGTCGCTATTTAGCGATTTCCCTCCATCCCATCCTGTGGCTGTACTTCACCCACGGTATCGCCGTAGAAGCACACCAGCAAAACAGTGTTTTACAACTAGAAAACGGCTATCCCCACCGATTTTATTACCGGGACAACCAGGGATATTATTTCCGCCAGTCTTTTGCCGAGCATTTAGGCAAAATTTTACCTGGTATTGGCGAAAAAAGCCAGACAGTATGCGATGATGCTATTGCGGACGAGCGGTTAGGCTATTATTTTTTCCAAAATAACCTATTTGGCTTAATTAATGCCTTCGGTGTGGCTGAATTGGTGGATGAAACGGTGTTACTAGCAGCGGTGAATGAGAACCTAGAGAATGCCAAGGCTCTCAATGCCAATGGTTCGCAAATTTTGGCGAACTTAGCCCAGCCAAAACTCCGCTGCAAAGCTAATCTGCTGACGCGGTTTCACGATATGGATGAGTTAGTGGGGTCTTTGGCTACCCAGTCGGTTTATGTATGGCTAGATAATCCTTTATTTTTTGTCCTTGGTCATTAG
- a CDS encoding aspartate aminotransferase family protein translates to MLEIKPKTPIPEAGKNFDTWFLANTAASWEAYQQAISLTAAVLGECNTRQSQPYSGASPLELAASLAAIEVCPPRAKLLEDILNKVGETVVRHSVAVSHPRCIAHLHCPPLIPALAAEMLIAATNQSLDSWDQSPAATVLEMQVIQWLCGEFGYDAGADGVFTSGGTQSNFMGMLLGRDAYVKSRFNWSVQQQGLPPEAHRFRILCSEVGHFTIRQACAHLGLGEQAVVKVKTDKNYRLSTSALVVELEKLHEQDLLPMAIAATAGTTDFGSIDPLAELGEIAQKWGLWLHIDAAFGGALVMSDRHRHQLAGIAHADSIAVDFHKLFYQPISCGAFLLKDKTNLDLIKLHADYLNPETNEAQGIPDLVTKSVQTTRRFDALKMWISLQALGREGFSQIIDTTIELAAATAQLIAADALLELAHEPAINAVVFRYLPSKVAARDSINSQIRAQLLQQGAAVIAQTRINGETYLKFTLLNPRTTLTDITDILTTIKQLGRELEGQLIA, encoded by the coding sequence ATGCTAGAAATTAAACCGAAAACCCCCATCCCCGAGGCGGGAAAAAATTTTGACACCTGGTTTCTCGCCAATACCGCCGCCAGTTGGGAAGCATATCAGCAAGCCATCTCCCTCACTGCAGCGGTCCTCGGCGAGTGCAACACCCGTCAGAGCCAGCCCTACAGCGGCGCCAGTCCCCTGGAACTGGCTGCCAGTTTAGCCGCCATCGAGGTCTGCCCCCCTAGGGCAAAATTATTAGAAGATATTCTCAATAAAGTGGGAGAAACGGTGGTGCGGCATTCGGTGGCAGTGTCACACCCTCGCTGCATCGCTCACCTGCACTGTCCGCCGTTAATTCCCGCTCTGGCTGCGGAAATGCTGATTGCTGCCACCAATCAATCCCTGGATTCTTGGGACCAAAGTCCTGCTGCTACTGTATTGGAAATGCAGGTAATTCAATGGTTATGTGGGGAATTTGGATATGATGCTGGGGCAGATGGTGTGTTTACTAGCGGTGGCACTCAGTCCAATTTTATGGGGATGCTCCTAGGACGGGATGCTTATGTGAAATCCCGCTTTAATTGGTCTGTGCAGCAGCAAGGATTGCCCCCAGAAGCCCATCGATTTCGGATTCTTTGTTCTGAAGTCGGGCATTTCACCATCCGCCAAGCCTGCGCCCATTTGGGATTGGGAGAACAGGCAGTGGTAAAGGTGAAAACTGATAAAAATTACCGTTTATCTACTTCTGCTTTGGTGGTAGAATTAGAGAAACTCCACGAGCAAGATTTGTTACCGATGGCTATTGCTGCCACAGCGGGAACTACAGATTTTGGCAGTATTGACCCTCTGGCGGAACTGGGAGAGATTGCGCAAAAGTGGGGATTATGGCTGCATATAGATGCGGCGTTTGGGGGGGCGTTGGTGATGAGCGATCGTCACCGCCACCAACTCGCTGGCATCGCCCATGCTGACTCGATCGCCGTGGATTTTCACAAGCTATTTTACCAGCCGATTAGCTGTGGCGCCTTTTTGCTCAAAGACAAAACTAACCTAGACTTAATCAAACTCCACGCTGACTATCTCAACCCCGAAACTAACGAAGCCCAAGGCATTCCCGATTTAGTCACCAAATCAGTACAAACTACCCGGCGGTTTGATGCCCTAAAAATGTGGATTTCCCTGCAAGCATTGGGGCGAGAAGGATTCAGCCAAATCATCGACACCACCATCGAACTGGCAGCCGCCACCGCCCAACTAATTGCAGCCGATGCACTTTTAGAACTCGCCCACGAGCCCGCCATTAATGCCGTAGTATTTCGGTATTTGCCATCAAAAGTAGCTGCCAGAGATTCGATTAACTCCCAAATTCGGGCGCAATTACTCCAACAAGGAGCAGCCGTAATCGCCCAAACTCGCATCAATGGCGAAACTTATCTCAAATTTACTCTCCTCAATCCCCGCACTACCTTAACTGACATTACCGATATTTTAACCACCATCAAGCAGTTAGGCAGGGAATTGGAGGGGCAATTAATCGCGTAG
- a CDS encoding aspartate aminotransferase family protein, with amino-acid sequence MVHQVDRSSEVQPQTMKIDLPGSLSHQYLVRQAQRESNARSYPRRIPIAIKAAKGIYITDADGNQYFDCLAGAGTLALGHNHPVATAAMREILDSELPLHTLDLTTPVKDQFVEEIFASLPSAFARHGRIQFCGPTGADATEAAVKLVKTATGRRTMLSFHGGYHGMSHGALSLTGSLGPKQQVANLMPEVHFLPYPYNYRCPFGVGGEVGHHLSSHYIEHILDDPESGITHPAGMILEIVQGEGGAIPAPDRWVREIRRITRERGIPLIVDEIQTGWGRTGKLYAFEHAGIVPDVVLLSKAIGGSLPLSVVLYHENLDKWSPGAHAGTFRGNQMAMAAGLATLRYIQEFGLVEQARKLGDRLTSHLRQIQAEFPCIGDVRGRGLMIGVEIVNPESSPNRRGAHPSYPLLARRIQAECLRRGLILELGGRHGCVVRFLPPLIITAEQIDQISEIFHAAVCSATAQMPLHLAEVS; translated from the coding sequence ATGGTGCATCAAGTGGATCGCTCGTCCGAAGTCCAGCCACAAACGATGAAGATTGACCTACCAGGGTCTTTATCTCATCAGTATTTGGTGCGTCAGGCGCAGCGGGAATCTAACGCCCGCAGCTATCCCCGGCGAATTCCGATCGCGATTAAGGCGGCGAAAGGGATTTATATCACCGATGCGGATGGCAATCAGTATTTCGACTGCTTGGCGGGAGCGGGGACATTGGCACTGGGGCACAACCACCCAGTAGCAACGGCGGCGATGCGAGAAATATTAGATAGCGAGCTGCCTCTACATACCCTGGATTTGACAACACCTGTAAAAGACCAGTTTGTAGAGGAAATCTTTGCCAGCTTGCCAAGTGCATTTGCCCGTCATGGGCGGATTCAGTTTTGCGGTCCTACGGGCGCCGATGCGACGGAAGCGGCGGTAAAACTGGTGAAAACTGCCACGGGACGGCGGACGATGCTATCGTTTCACGGAGGCTATCACGGGATGAGTCACGGAGCTTTGAGCTTGACGGGCAGCCTCGGACCGAAACAACAGGTGGCGAATTTGATGCCCGAGGTGCATTTTCTGCCCTATCCCTACAATTATCGTTGTCCTTTTGGAGTTGGGGGTGAGGTAGGGCATCACTTGAGCAGTCATTACATTGAGCATATCCTGGATGACCCGGAAAGTGGCATTACCCATCCGGCGGGGATGATTTTGGAAATCGTCCAGGGGGAAGGTGGGGCAATTCCGGCGCCCGATCGCTGGGTGCGCGAGATTCGGCGAATTACTCGGGAGCGGGGTATTCCCTTGATTGTGGATGAAATCCAGACGGGCTGGGGGCGAACTGGGAAACTTTACGCCTTTGAGCATGCGGGAATTGTCCCTGATGTGGTGTTGTTGTCGAAAGCGATCGGCGGGAGTTTGCCCTTATCAGTGGTTTTGTATCACGAAAACCTCGATAAATGGTCGCCGGGGGCGCACGCGGGCACCTTCCGGGGCAACCAAATGGCAATGGCCGCCGGATTAGCCACTTTGCGCTATATTCAGGAATTTGGCTTGGTGGAGCAGGCGCGAAAGCTGGGCGATCGGCTCACCAGTCACCTGCGACAAATCCAGGCAGAATTCCCCTGCATCGGCGACGTGCGGGGACGGGGGTTAATGATTGGCGTGGAAATCGTCAATCCCGAATCCTCACCCAACCGACGGGGTGCCCATCCCTCCTATCCCCTACTGGCGCGGCGCATCCAAGCAGAATGCCTGCGCCGGGGACTAATTCTGGAACTAGGGGGCCGTCACGGTTGCGTTGTCCGGTTCTTACCGCCTTTAATCATCACCGCCGAGCAAATCGACCAAATCTCTGAAATCTTCCACGCAGCAGTCTGCAGCGCCACCGCACAAATGCCACTACACCTGGCGGAGGTGAGCTGA
- a CDS encoding TonB-dependent receptor domain-containing protein, with protein sequence MRKEGLFHRVLLAGTAAMLAATPARGDVRVVTGVQLNRTPEGLEVILETSSREKLRVFSATYGQVSISDIINTELELSGGSAFEVENPAPGISAITVSPLDRNSIRVKVVGSEAAAIAQFNPEEGKLIFSVPPSSSTARMPDTPSSPPSPRVEETPSPPPSPRVEEREIPTLEDWETPGVEGMEMPSEEGQMPPVEGMEMPSEEGQMPPVEGQMPPVEGQMPPEGVPEVPPQKRNIIEIIVTATRTAERLTDVPRSITVVKEEQIEQQSRMTRDLGTIISQQTPGLSVGTQSGSNFGQTLRGRDVSVLIDGVPQSTNRNAARDLRNIDPSAIERVEVLRGPTAIYGDGATGGVINIITKTGGGEGVRSRTLLEMGTFPSDFSDSLGQNIQQSFSGSLGKLDFVLSGSFNNYGSTFDADGSRLPPDPNGQGGLSDTRSLNLLSKFGVNFTDAQRLQFTVNYFRDEQDTDYTSDPIVNTIPGRQKARALRGLDLDESQQTNNLNLSMDYTNDNIWGSSLHAQLYFRDYLTRFFPFDARNFASLGNTIFQSRVESEKYGGRVQVDTPLYSDKASLLWGVDYVRENTNQPVSVFDPEAFQESNGLVYNKIGDRTWSPLQRQNNLGLFAQLEMNLTERFLMRGGVRHEEITIDVDDYTTIAGNRIQGGELDYSATVFNIGAVVYTSDEISLFGNFSQGFSLADVGRVLRSAPAGFTVNQLEPEAQKVNNYEIGIRGNYDRVQASLSGFYNTSNLGTSFTQDFQTVRAPERVYGLEFALDAQPSDTWAFGTSLTWSEGGADFNDDGDYESPLNGFRISPIKITAYLENETVPGWRNRLQALYSGNRNPSGQGFGLGEVYSYITLDLVSSLKVGPGTLVLGVENLLDTDYFPVVSQLQATDTAYTAGRGRTVRLGYSWSW encoded by the coding sequence GTGAGAAAAGAAGGATTATTTCACAGGGTATTGCTGGCAGGGACTGCAGCGATGTTAGCGGCGACACCCGCCCGAGGAGATGTGCGGGTGGTGACGGGGGTGCAACTGAACCGGACGCCGGAGGGATTGGAGGTAATTTTGGAAACCAGCAGTAGGGAGAAACTGCGGGTTTTCTCCGCCACCTACGGACAGGTATCAATTTCCGACATTATCAATACGGAGCTAGAACTGAGTGGAGGATCGGCTTTTGAGGTGGAAAATCCCGCTCCAGGAATTAGTGCAATTACTGTGAGTCCCCTCGATCGCAACAGCATTCGCGTCAAGGTTGTAGGGAGTGAAGCGGCGGCGATCGCCCAGTTCAACCCCGAGGAGGGAAAACTGATTTTCAGCGTCCCGCCATCGTCTTCAACGGCAAGGATGCCAGACACCCCATCCTCGCCGCCATCGCCACGGGTGGAAGAAACCCCCTCCCCACCGCCATCGCCACGGGTGGAAGAGCGGGAAATTCCCACATTGGAAGACTGGGAAACTCCTGGAGTGGAAGGGATGGAAATGCCTTCGGAGGAAGGACAAATGCCACCAGTGGAAGGGATGGAAATGCCTTCGGAGGAAGGACAAATGCCACCAGTGGAAGGACAAATGCCACCAGTGGAAGGACAAATGCCACCGGAGGGAGTGCCAGAGGTGCCCCCCCAGAAGCGAAATATTATTGAAATTATCGTGACTGCGACTCGGACGGCGGAAAGACTGACGGATGTGCCGCGATCGATTACGGTGGTGAAGGAAGAGCAAATCGAGCAGCAAAGCCGGATGACGCGGGATTTGGGGACGATTATTTCCCAACAAACACCGGGTTTGTCGGTGGGGACGCAAAGTGGGAGTAACTTTGGCCAAACTTTGCGGGGAAGGGATGTAAGTGTGTTGATTGATGGGGTGCCCCAATCGACTAACCGCAATGCAGCGAGGGATTTGCGGAATATCGATCCGTCAGCGATCGAGCGGGTGGAGGTGTTGCGCGGTCCGACGGCGATTTATGGCGATGGGGCGACTGGGGGCGTCATCAATATTATTACTAAAACTGGTGGGGGTGAAGGGGTGCGATCGCGCACCTTGTTAGAGATGGGCACTTTTCCCAGTGACTTCTCTGATAGCTTGGGGCAAAACATCCAGCAGTCGTTTTCTGGCAGTTTGGGCAAACTAGATTTCGTGTTAAGTGGCTCGTTTAACAACTATGGCAGCACTTTTGATGCGGATGGCTCTCGCCTACCCCCGGATCCTAACGGGCAAGGGGGGCTCTCGGATACTCGGAGTTTAAACCTGCTGAGCAAATTTGGGGTGAATTTTACTGACGCGCAACGGTTGCAATTCACTGTTAATTACTTCCGGGATGAGCAAGACACGGATTACACCAGCGATCCGATCGTGAATACCATTCCCGGAAGACAAAAAGCGCGGGCACTGCGGGGGTTGGATTTAGATGAATCCCAGCAGACGAATAACCTTAACCTCAGCATGGATTATACCAATGACAATATCTGGGGTAGTAGCCTGCACGCTCAGTTATACTTTCGCGATTACTTAACCCGGTTTTTCCCCTTCGATGCCCGGAATTTTGCCAGTTTGGGCAATACAATTTTTCAATCTCGCGTGGAGTCGGAAAAATACGGCGGTAGAGTGCAAGTGGATACACCGCTATACTCGGATAAGGCCAGCTTGCTTTGGGGTGTTGACTATGTGAGGGAAAACACTAACCAACCGGTGAGCGTTTTTGACCCAGAGGCATTCCAAGAAAGTAACGGTTTGGTTTATAACAAAATCGGCGATCGTACCTGGTCGCCCCTGCAGCGACAAAACAACCTCGGGTTATTTGCCCAGTTAGAGATGAATTTGACCGAGCGTTTCCTGATGCGGGGTGGCGTGCGTCACGAAGAGATTACCATTGATGTGGATGACTACACCACGATCGCCGGGAACCGGATTCAAGGGGGCGAACTGGACTATAGCGCTACGGTGTTCAATATCGGTGCGGTGGTTTATACCAGCGATGAAATCAGTTTATTTGGCAACTTTTCTCAAGGCTTTTCCCTCGCCGATGTGGGGCGGGTACTGCGTTCTGCTCCAGCGGGATTTACGGTGAATCAACTGGAACCGGAAGCCCAGAAAGTCAATAACTATGAAATTGGGATCCGGGGAAATTACGATCGGGTGCAGGCGTCTCTCTCCGGTTTTTACAATACCTCCAACCTAGGCACCAGCTTCACCCAAGATTTCCAAACTGTGCGGGCTCCCGAGCGGGTTTATGGCTTGGAATTTGCCCTAGACGCCCAGCCCAGCGACACTTGGGCCTTTGGCACTTCCTTAACTTGGAGCGAAGGCGGCGCCGATTTTAATGACGATGGGGACTACGAATCACCTTTAAATGGGTTTCGCATTTCCCCGATAAAAATCACCGCCTATTTGGAGAATGAAACTGTCCCCGGATGGCGCAACCGCTTGCAGGCTTTGTATTCTGGAAATCGCAATCCTTCTGGACAAGGGTTTGGTTTGGGGGAAGTTTACAGCTACATCACCTTAGATTTGGTGAGCAGTCTCAAAGTGGGTCCGGGTACTTTAGTGTTAGGAGTTGAGAATTTATTGGACACGGATTATTTTCCCGTCGTGTCTCAACTGCAAGCTACTGATACTGCTTATACGGCGGGACGAGGGCGGACTGTTCGTTTAGGTTATAGCTGGAGTTGGTAA
- a CDS encoding NblA/ycf18 family protein encodes MNERLDLSLEQQFSIRAFETQVDHMSLEQAQHFLKEIYRQMMLKENMYQQFLKHQWGIEPGPAFE; translated from the coding sequence ATGAACGAACGCCTAGATCTGTCTCTGGAACAGCAATTCAGCATCCGCGCTTTCGAGACCCAAGTTGACCATATGAGCTTGGAACAAGCCCAGCATTTCCTTAAGGAAATCTACAGACAAATGATGCTGAAAGAAAATATGTATCAGCAGTTTTTGAAACATCAGTGGGGGATAGAACCTGGTCCTGCCTTTGAGTAG